A portion of the Cervus elaphus chromosome X, mCerEla1.1, whole genome shotgun sequence genome contains these proteins:
- the DKC1 gene encoding H/ACA ribonucleoprotein complex subunit DKC1 yields the protein MADAEVLILPKKHKKKKERKSLPEEAVAEIQHAEEFLIKPESKVAQLDTSQWPLLLKNFDKLNVRTTHYTPLPCGSNPLKREIGDYIRTGFINLDKPSNPSSHEVVAWIRRILRVEKTGHSGTLDPKVTGCLIVCIERATRLVKSQQSAGKEYVGIVRLHNAIEGGTQLSRALETLTGALFQRPPLIAAVKRQLRVRTIYESKMIEYDPERRLGIFWVSCEAGTYIRTLCVHLGLLLGVGGQMQELRRVRSGVMSEKDHMVTMHDVLDAQWLYDNHKDESYLRRVVYPLEKLLTSHKRLVMKDSAVNAICYGAKIMLPGVLRYEDGIEVNQEIVVITTKGEAICMAIALMTTAVISTCDHGIVAKIKRVIMERDTYPRKWGLGPKASQKKLMIKQGLLDKHGKPTDSTPATWTQEYVDYSDSAKKDVPAKAVKAMPVVAEVVKTPKRKRESESEDTSPAALQAVKKEKKKKKKEKAKAAMESTEEPGTGDSDSTKKKKKKKKIKVEMVSE from the exons ATGGCGGACGCGGAAG tcCTTATTTTGCCGAAGAAACATAAGAAGAAAAAGGAGCGGAAATCATTACCAGAGGAGGCTGTGGCG GAAATACAACATGCTGAAGAATTTCTCATCAAACCTGAATCCAAAGTGGCTCAGTTGGACACGTCTCAGTGGCCCCTGTTGCTAAAG AATTTTGATAAGCTAAATGTAAGGACAACACATTACACACCTCTTCCTTGTGGTTCAAATCCTCTGAAGAGGGAGATTGGGGACTACATCAG GACAGGTTTTATTAACCTTGACAAGCCCTCCAACccctcttcccatgaggtggtagCCTGGATCCGGCGAATACTTCGGGTTGAGAAGACGGGACACAGTGGAACCCTGGATCCCAAGGTGACTGGTTGTTTAATAGTGTGCATCGAACGAGCGACTCGCTTGGTGAAATCACAGCAGAGCGCAG GCAAAGAGTATGTGGGGATTGTCCGGCTGCACAATGCTATCGAAGGGGGGACTCAGCTTTCCAGG GCCCTAGAAACCCTGACAGGTGCCTTATTCCAACGACCCCCACTTATTGCTGCAGTAAAGAGGCAACTCCGAGTCAGAACCATCTACGAGAGCAAAATGATTGAGTATGACCCTGAAAGACGATTAG gaaTCTTCTGGGTGAGTTGTGAGGCCGGCACTTATATTCGGACGCTGTGTGTTCACCTTGGTTTGTTGTTGGGAGTTGGTGGTCAGATGCAGGAACTCCGGAGGGTTCGTTCTGGAGTCATGAGTGAAAAG GACCACATGGTGACAATGCATGACGTGCTTGATGCCCAATGGCTGTATGACAACCACAAGGATGAGAGTTACCTGCGGCGAGTTGTTTACCCTTTGGAAAAGCTGTTGACGTCTCATAAACGGCTGGTCATGAAAGACAGTGCA GTGAATGCCATCTGCTACGGGGCAAAGATCATGCTTCCAGGCGTCCTGCGCTACGAGGACGGCATTGAGGTCAATCAGGAGATTGTGGTCATCACCACCAAAGGGGAGGCCATCTGCATGG CAATTGCTTTGATGACCACAGCAGTGATCTCCACCTGTGACCACGGCATTGTAGCCAAGATCAAGAGAGTTATCATGGAGAGAGACACTTACCCTCGAAAGTGGGGTTTAGGGCCAAAA GCGAGTCAGAAGAAGCTGATGATCAAGCAGGGCCTTCTGGACAAGCACGGCAAGCCAACTGATAGCACGCCTGCCACCTGGACGCAAGAGTACGTCGACTACAG CGATTCTGCCAAAAAAGATGTGCCAGCCAAAGCAGTCAAAGCCATGCCGGTAGTTGCTGAGGTGGTAAAAACCCCAAAG CGGAAGCGAGAGAGCGAGAGTGAGGACACGTCCCCGGCGGCTCTGCAGGCGgtcaagaaggaaaagaagaagaaaaagaaggagaaggcCAAAGCTGCTATGGAGAGCACGGAGGAGCCAGGAACCGGG GATAGTGACAGcaccaagaagaagaagaagaaaaagaaaatcaaagtggAAATGGTCTCCGAGTAA